From one Magnolia sinica isolate HGM2019 chromosome 18, MsV1, whole genome shotgun sequence genomic stretch:
- the LOC131233759 gene encoding uncharacterized protein LOC131233759 produces the protein MLSCHGEYQPSFVKAKIFRSDSTAPHPSIDLPKVPDMKVTYSRLDMLNYDRYGVFSTQITLYVTAINENAKARATFSDISFVLRFDGVPVAELRAEPFEIPRNSTKTLPYVVQSSSIPLEGNAAEEIDASLKRDKITFHLKGGSRVTWNIGPVGPFKFRTHLFCKLDFFPTNGSSVNSHSHCSPESD, from the exons ATGTTGTCTTGTCATGGAGAATATCAACCGTCTTTTGTCAAAGCGAAAATATTCAGGTCCGACTCCACAGCACCGCACCCATCCATTGATCTG CCAAAGGTCCCCGACATGAAAGTCACCTACTCCCGTCTAGACATGCTCAACTACGATCGATACGGAGTATTCAGCACTCAAATTACACTCTACGTCACAGCGATTAATGAGAATGCCAAAGCACGAGCAACATTCTCTGACATCAGCTTCGTCCTCCGTTTCGATGGGGTGCCTGTAGCAGAGCTGAGAGCGGAGCCATTCGAAATACCCAGGAACAGCACAAAAACCCTCCCATATGTTGTTCAGTCATCATCGATTCCGTTGGAAGGGAACGCAGCGGAGGAGATTGATGCCTCTTTGAAGAGGGATAAGATAACATTCCATCTCAAAGGGGGTTCGAGGGTGACGTGGAATATAGGACCTGTTGGTCCATTCAAGTTCCGGACGCACTTGTTCTGCAAGCTTGATTTCTTCCCTACCAACGGAAGCAGCGTAAACTCGCATTCGCATTGCAGTCCCGAATCCGATTGA